From a region of the Zingiber officinale cultivar Zhangliang chromosome 4B, Zo_v1.1, whole genome shotgun sequence genome:
- the LOC121974453 gene encoding flavonoid 3',5'-hydroxylase 1-like, protein MAAARMDSYLLGGAALLLALHLLLSRWLLSKPRSRLPLPPGPRGVPVLGALPLVGASAHSNLARLADRYGPIMSLRLGSHLCVVASDASSARAFLKTADAQFAHRPDPISARDTSYQRQNLVMSDATPTWKHMRKLCSLHLLGGKALADWAPTRRAEFRRLVDALRRLHDAGQPVPIFDLLICTLANVVGTIAVGGRVFDDHGDESNKFKDVLSDMLTGGAQFNVGDFFPSIAWMDLQGIQAKMLSVHKRFDALVSRLFEEHQRTRESRRGAPDFVDKVMANKVSEDGATISKVNVRALIFDLLTAGTDTSSVVVEWTLAELLRNPAILRRLQAETEAVVGRDRLLEESDIPNLPYLQAVCKEALRLHPSTPLMLPHFSHEDCEVAGFFIPKHTRLLVNVWAIGRDPAVWENPLAFDPDRFLPGGKGERYDPLGSDGNFAFIPFGAGRRSCAGKLVGMLFVQYLVGTLAHAFDWELPEGEEEIDMEAKPGLALPKAVPLKAFARPRLSPAAYV, encoded by the exons ATGGCTGCCGCCCGCATGGACTCCTACCTTTTGGGCGGCGCCGCCCTCTTGCTCGCCCTCCACCTCCTCCTCAGCCGGTGGCTTCTCAGCAAGCCCCGGTCGCGCCTCCCGCTGCCGCCGGGGCCTCGGGGCGTGCCCGTGCTCGGGGCCCTCCCCCTCGTCGGCGCAAGCGCGCACTCGAACCTCGCCCGGCTCGCCGACCGCTACGGCCCCATCATGTCGCTCCGCCTCGGCTCCCACCTCTGCGTCGTCGCCTCCGACGCCTCCTCTGCCCGCGCCTTCCTCAAGACCGCCGACGCGCAGTTCGCCCACCGCCCCGACCCCATCAGCGCCCGCGACACCAGCTACCAGCGCCAGAACCTGGTCATGTCCGACGCCACCCCGACGTGGAAGCACATGCGCAAGCTGTGCAGCCTCCACCTGCTCGGAGGCAAGGCCCTCGCCGACTGGGCCCCCACGCGCCGCGCCGAGTTCCGCCGCCTCGTCGACGCCCTCCGCCGCCTCCACGACGCCGGCCAGCCCGTCCCCATCTTCGACCTGCTCATCTGCACCCTCGCCAACGTGGTGGGGACCATCGCCGTCGGCGGAAGGGTCTTCGACGACCACGGCGACGAGTCCAACAAGTTCAAGGACGTGCTCTCCGACATGCTCACCGGCGGCGCGCAGTTCAACGTCGGCGACTTTTTCCCCTCCATTGCGTGGATGGACCTTCAG GGTATTCAAGCGAAGATGCTCAGCGTGCACAAGAGATTTGACGCCCTGGTGTCGAGGTTGTTCGAGGAGCACCAAAGAACAAGGGAGAGTCGCCGTGGCGCCCCCGACTTCGTCGACAAAGTGATGGCCAACAAGGTGTCGGAGGACGGCGCCACCATCTCCAAGGTCAACGTCAGAGCCCTCATTTTC GACCTGCTCACTGCTGGCACTGACACGTCATCGGTCGTTGTGGAATGGACCCTCGCGGAGTTGCTGAGGAACCCGGCGATCCTCCGCCGCCTGCAGGCCGAGACGGAGGCGGTGGTGGGGCGCGACCGCCTGCTCGAGGAGTCCGACATCCCCAATCTGCCGTACCTTCAGGCGGTGTGCAAGGAGGCGCTGCGCCTGCACCCGTCGACGCCGCTGATGCTGCCCCACTTCAGCCACGAGGACTGCGAGGTGGCCGGCTTCTTCATCCCCAAGCACACGCGGCTGCTGGTCAACGTGTGGGCCATCGGCCGCGACCCCGCCGTGTGGGAGAACCCGCTGGCCTTCGACCCCGACCGATTCCTCCCCGGCGGGAAGGGAGAGCGGTACGACCCTCTGGGCAGCGACGGCAACTTCGCGTTCATCCCCTTCGGGGCGGGCCGGCGGTCGTGCGCAGGCAAGCTGGTGGGGATGCTGTTCGTGCAGTACCTGGTGGGCACGCTGGCGCACGCCTTCGACTGGGAGCTGCCGGAGGGGGAGGAGGAGATCGACATGGAGGCAAAGCCGGGGCTGGCGCTCCCCAAGGCCGTGCCGCTCAAGGCCTTCGCCCGCCCGCGCTTGTCGCCGGCGGCGTATGTTTGA
- the LOC121974454 gene encoding 50S ribosomal protein 5 alpha, chloroplastic-like yields MARLLPCLSFGPSSPSASTHSISPVPILVLRLQRHIIPQPRSFNGVRVSSPSSLVDRRVLIARASSETDGNEGGEPGDTPPEQSQEAVSVENLPLESKLQLKLEQKLKMKLAKKIRLRRKRLLRKRRMRKKGRWPPSKMKKLKNV; encoded by the exons ATGGCTCGTCTTCTCCCTTGCCTCTCCTTCGGTCCTTCGTCTCCCTCTGCTTCAACGCATTCCATTTCGCCAGTTCCAA TTTTAGTTCTGAGGTTGCAAAGGCACATCATCCCGCAGCCAAGATCCTTCAATGGAGTAAGAGTCTCCTCGCCTTCTTCTTTGGTGGATAGGAGGGTTTTAATTGCTCGCGCTTCATCGGAGACGGATGGGAATGAGGGTGGTGAACCTGGTGATACTCCACCAGAGCAATCCCAAGAGGCTGTGTCGGTGGAGAATCTTCCATTGGAGTCGAAGCTGCAACTGAAACTCGAACAGAAGTTGAAGATGAAGCTCGCTAAAAAGATTAGGCTTCGAAGGAAGAGGCTTTTGCGGAAGCGAAGAATGAGGAAGAAGGGGCGATGGCCGCCGTcgaagatgaagaagctcaagaatGTATAA
- the LOC121977324 gene encoding calmodulin-binding protein 25-like: MAWVTDAYAGDAEAITHALRVSLSSDSSPPPAATLRRNPRAPTSGKIFKPKRKPRGGAVANRSPITYISADPANFREMVQQATGVAGLEPSDSPPSPPPMAAPQQIRLPTLDTSALFLDQIAGRQPVTDFVPLPTIFPSLEDVM; the protein is encoded by the coding sequence ATGGCGTGGGTCACCGACGCCTACGCCGGCGACGCCGAGGCGATCACCCACGCGCTCCGCGTCTCCCTCTCCTCTGATTCCTCCCCTCCCCCTGCGGCCACCCTCCGGCGGAACCCCCGCGCGCCGACCTCCGGGAAAATCTTCAAGCCCAAGCGGAAGCCGCGCGGAGGCGCCGTGGCGAACCGGTCTCCGATCACCTACATCAGCGCCGACCCCGCAAACTTCCGGGAGATGGTGCAGCAGGCTACCGGCGTGGCGGGGCTCGAGCCATCAGACTCGCCGCCGTCGCCGCCGCCCATGGCGGCGCCGCAGCAGATACGCCTGCCAACCCTCGACACGTCGGCGCTGTTCCTGGACCAAATCGCTGGACGGCAGCCGGTGACGGACTTCGTCCCGCTGCCGACGATTTTCCCATCGCTCGAGGACGTTATGTGA